The DNA segment TATGACAGCCCTAATTGTACTCTGTTATTTAACTTTTACACAGCATCACAATTTTATTGGAACACACCACCAAACTAAAAGCCACAAATGAGTAGCTATTGAAATAATGATTAATCTATTAATATCCTTAGTGCCAGGGGAGCACAAAAAGAGAGGTGCCATGGGCATCCAATTGTGAAGATGGATTGACGAAAATGCTTAGATAGGCAGCAAAATTACTTTGTCACGACACAAGACATGGATGATGGATCCACGAGAAATAACTTCTGTCTGCCCCCCTAGTAAATGAATGGAAACAAGTGAATGCACAGGTTAATTATACTTTCTGCCATTTAATGAAACGGCATTTAATTGGAATGCCTCAATCCACATGATAGCTTGGCCTTTACTTTAGCTGTCTGTCTGCCACATCTATTTCAGCCCATGACGCTCTAACCAAATAGCTACTTAGCAGAAAATCAAGTGGTTGTAGAATAAAAACACACTATATATACGTGGGTGTTTATTAGTAAGCAACATCTGTGAAACTATATTTAGAGTGGAGTCGCagtgttgtgtgtgatgtgggtGGAAGCATAATCAGAATACTACTTAGAGAATGTGGGTGGACTGGGCAGCTATGtgccagatgttttttttaatatacatatataaataatcAATTTGAAATTTGCCGGAGGTGGAAATAGTTGAATCAGAATATTCTGCACCATATTAGTATGCAAAATGTAGGTATCCTTAATTATGAGTATCTCTTGGAACATCTCTCCAGGGACTTTGTGTGTTCTTCTCCATCTACAGCTTCCACACATATCCCCAAAACAGATATGTCAGTTTCATGTTAGTTTGCTCCATGTGTGCCatgtgattgactggcaacaAGTCCAAAGTGTACCCCTAGATCCCTCTTGCACAAAGCCTCACATTACCCGAATCCTAATGAGGACAATTAACTATAAATAAAACATGGTAACATACTTCTCtgcatgcatgagttgaatagaaACTGATTGCACCATGCTATGAAAGAAGGCTGAATGATGGTACTTATTTCATCATTAATGCATGTCtctggagggaggggggtggggggttgaaATGCTTCCACTCATCCTCCAATCAGATTTTCTCCACAACCTGCTGACCTGTGGCTTACAGGTAAAGGACACAACTAAAAATAGCTCAGACTGTGTTTAACTCCACTTTTACTGTGGGAGTTTGCATTTCAACATTGTTAGTTAGTCAATACATGTTGGTTACGTTTTAGAAAAGAAATGTAACTCCATTCTTACATGCATCAGATTTTCAACTTGAAGCCATTTTAGATCGGTCACAGACAGCTTGTAAAAAAATCCAGGTTTGTTTTAGAGCAGTACTGAGGTGTAACAAGTTCCCACCTGGAACAGTTGCTCTCCGTCTTTTCTTTTCAGCTGGGGCTTTAGATTCACAGtagggaaaaaaggaaaaggccGAGTAGAATTAATGAGTTAAAAATCCTTCCAAATAATTACTTTGCATCGTTCCAGTCTCACAGCGAGTGCTTAATACTGCAGCACGCTGAGAGCTCATTATGTAAAATCAATTCCTTTCAACATGAAATCCTGTGCCAAGCTCCCCAGCGTTCAAGCTCCTGCCAAATGTGGGACCGGCTATCATATGAAAAACCCATTGTTTTGAAGTTTGTTCGCTGACACGTTATATACACCATCTGCAATGCTGATTTTCATTGTTGTATTCAAAGGAAGCGGAATTGTCATTCTTGTTTTCAAGATGTTATAATCTTATGATCACACGGCCACTTTCCTTACTCTTGATTTACCTCCTCTtgtatgaaatattttttcccccctctcttcTCCCAGCTTCTCTTTCTGCTGGCGGCGCCCCTGTGCTCTTGAGCCTGTGGTATGAGCCTATGTGGCAGGAAGGCGCTGACGTTGCTGAGCAGCGTGTTCGCTGTTTGCGGCCTGGGCCTGTTGGGCATCGCCGTAAGCACCGACTACTGGCTTTACCTGGAGGAAGGCGTCATCCTTCCACTCAACCAGAGCACCGAGATACGCATGTCCCTGCACTCTGGCCTGTGGAGGGTTTGTTTCCTGGCTGGTATGTTCAACACAGGTGCAATTACACTACCTACTAAGTTACCAGTAGAATTTTATCACAGGCTTGTTGTCTGTGTGTCACAATATCTATTCTAGACCGTGGGTGCGTGACTGATGCGCCATACTTAAAGTGATTACAAGCAGCCAAGGCCATGATTAAAGTCAGCTCACTCCCATAGCGGCGCAGCCCACCCTTTCAATATCAGAACTTGCACAGtcacattattttgttttttacgtTTATGCTGATGTAAacgtgtgactctcaattctcttatctccgtctctctccgccgttcttttcaaccctgttcaatatttttccatggtgtcccaccgcactttttatcgcctgctctgtgctgtgtgtgcgtgcgtatgttCCGTGCGCTCGACACTGTAGAGTAGTGTTGGCTCGCGAGTGAACGAGGTTTTATGGACCAGCTCACAAGCAACGGGTGGAAAAATAAAGTAGTAACATTGTAGAAGTTTAGCaagttttctcccccccccgttTTTGTTATTTGCTtgtctaggctgttctaaaacaccagcTTGTATGCTTGATACATATtagatgaggtaaaaaaaatcccgtcatttacttcatatggtgtaccggcacaaaagTTTGCAGTCCTGCGGGGAGCGcgccccactatttgagaagcaCTGTAAGTGAATAGCAGCACATGCATTTAAAGAAATAATCTGATTTCATTCTATATTAAGCTCTTTCTCTCCACATCTAGTAGGTACTCACAGAGAAATGGACCAAGTGTGAAAAACACACAAGAGCTGTGACTACCAATCTTGAGGTGTTGCTGAAACTTTTTCATTGTGTGTCCAAAAAATGATTTTATCAGGTTTAAGAAGTGTCTTCTACTCAGCTTAGATGTCAACACAATCTTGCGATGCTCTGCAGCCAACTGTATTAACTGTGGTCACATGACGCCTTCAATTGATGCTGTTGAAAGCTGCTGCAAAGAGCGACAGTGTGCACTGTTACTTTCACACCTAAGGTGGAAAAAAGAGACAGCAGTTATGTCTTTGTAAGTGTTGAAAATACTTTCCACTCACTCAGCATTTTTAAAGAAGTCAAGTAAAGTGGCTTCCAATGTTTACTTTGTTATGCTGTCCATCTTGCGCAACTTTCTTTGGAGCAGAAATATTTGAGCTCTTCTTCTTTCGGCCGCACTAGTCCTCATATGACCGCCCAGGCTGTATGGAGGCAGGTCATGACGATGTGATGAGATAACAGATGTTTTCCTGAGACAGCGGCAGCCCATCCCATTTAACAGGAATGGGCTGTTTAATGGGACACAGTGTTTTAAGGCCAATTGAGTGGCCTTATTGCCCACTTAACTGCCACATTGTTTGACCTACAAATAATCACCGGCCATTATCACATGGCACAGTTTCAATGGGGACCTTGAATGATGTTGCATGGATCTTTTGGCTTACATTGATGTCACTTTGTTGCTTTCGTTGCACTTTTGGGAGGTCGTTTACTCAAAAACATCATTTGGGAGTCATGTTCAATGTGTTACTTCATTGATACTTTTTGGGAGACGTAGAGACAAGATGATCACTGAGCCTATGTCCACAACAACGGTAGTAAATGCAAAAGCAttggcaaaacaaaacaagaaatctCAGTCCACAATAAAGTCGACATGGAAATGGTTCTGCCCCCACATATATATATTCCACATTTAAAAACATTATTGACATTTTATATACTTTCTTATGTCATACGTGACAGAAATGTGTTCAATTAAAGCTGATTGCCTGCCGCATCTTCTTTCTAGGGGAGGAGAAAGGTCGCTGTTTTACCATCGAATATGTGATGCCCACTAAAGTCCAGTTGACTTCGGAGTCCACTGTTAGTGTGTTGAGTAAGTAAATCCACATACAACGCGAGATCGAGTCTTCacgtaaataaaacaatatatttGCTTGACTGTTTAACATGAGTTGGCATACGCTCTTGACTGAGACCCAACTATTAGTATACAAGCACTTGAAAAGTCAAGTTCTCAAATATGATCCCTTTCACATTGTGCTCAATATTGTACATTTAACTTAACACAGTAGGAGGCTTCAAAGAATAAAGAGCCTTTTGCTTTTAAGAGTTTGTGTGCCTCTCAGTAGGAAGGTCAGACTCCATTTTGATGTGTAACCTTAAACTATGGGATGCTAAGGAACACTCCTAATGGATAGCCACAGGTTGCTGCTCTTTTTTTGTAAGTAATGTTGTAAGCAAAATTCTTCATATCTCTTTCATTACAGAGATGATCCGTTCTGCCACACCTTTCCCACTAGTCAGCCTCTTCTTCATGTTCATCGGTTTTGTCCTAAGCAACATTGGTCACATTCGACCACATCGCACCATCCTAGCCTTTGTTTCAGGAATCTTCTTCATCTTATCAGGTACGTATTTGGGATTCTATTCACTGAGAGACATCATGGGCCCTATTTTTAAGTCTAGTACAAGGTGCAGTTAACTGTTCGAATTGATGGAGTTAGTAGACAGGAAGGTGTGTTTGCGccattgtgggagtgaacacagtcGTCTCTTTTCACGGCCAATAGACTTATTCATTCCCTTTAAATTCAGCAAAGGACTCAATGGAGTCATTCCACTGTCCCTGTGAGTGTTGTCTGCCTTTTGCTGCATATCAATTGATAGAGGCTTCAGCTCCCCATAGGCCTAATGCAGACAATTAAGTGCTACAGAAATGGATGGATCACTTGTGGCATTTTAAGCACAGTAGCATCGTGTTGTCTTTTTCATGTTGAATTTGCTGCTGTTTTTGATGAATAATGCTTTCTCCTGTAAATTCAAAATGGGTGGCAGTGGAACACTAATGTGTTCTTTCTGTGCTTGCAGGTCTGTCGCTGGTCGTTGGTCTGGTGTTGTACATCTCAAATATCAATGATGAAATGTTGAATAGGACCAAAAGCAATGAGGCCTACTTCAGCTACAAGTATGGATGGTCGTTTGCTTTTGCCGCGATCTCCTTCCTCCTCACTGAGGTAATGCCAGCATCTCCCCTTGTAGCAAAGCTTCAAAATGATTAATGCAATCACAGTGCACCCTAGCGGCGAAGCTGTACAATAACACAAAGGCAAAATAATAATCTGTATTGAAATCATTTAAGTAGCAATGGTTTGTGTCAGGAAGGCCAGCCTGTGTGAAAGCCTACTGTTGACAGCTAATGTGCCAAAATGATTATCTTCTCACTTTAATGTATTATGCTCCTTTTTCCAATACAACGATTTGCCATTGTAGACAGCCGGCGTGATGTCAGTGTACCTGTTCATGAAGCGCTACACGGCGGAGGACATGTACCGACCCCACCAGGGCTTCTACCGGCCTCGCCTCAGCAACTGCTCAGACTACTCGGGCCAGTTCCTCCATCCGGACGCATGGGCCGGACGCGGCCGCAGCCCCTCGTCTATCTCCTCCGAGGCTTCCCTGCAGATGAACTCCTCCAACTATCCTGCCCTCCTCAAGTGTCCTGAATATGAACAGATGTCCTCGTCGCCTTGCTGAAGCAAAGAACCACCAAAGGTTATTGCAGCAGCGGCCAAGTTGTAATACTGTGCTCTGTACAGTCATAGAATGTCATGACATTCAATACGAGAGCTGTGTATGGGAATTCATGACAAAATACCAGATGGTGTCTAGAGGGATGCCTTGCGGTTGCCTGGCACCATGGTTCTGTCTAGAACTGTACTTTGCAGTGGTGTAAAACTAAACTGCATCATAATGAGAAGCGttagaatttttttcccccctgttaTCCATTTCCATCATCAAGGTCACAGATGATCATTTCATACACAAAGGTGACTCAATGTACCTCACATAAAATCCAAAGTACAGCATTTAAATCagagaaataaatacatttcaaagtATGGAAATAAAAGTATGTTGACTGAAATTACAAACAAATCACAGTAACAAATGTTGCAGTAAAATACTGCTTCATAAAAGCTATTCTAAACAAACAAGGGAATCTTGCCATATGTAAGACAtacaaaaaggaaaatatgCATCAATTCAATTCAAATTGTAGATATATTTTTGTAACTGATACCCTTCTGATGACAAAATAATCCTGTTCAGAATATTCCTAAAAGACCTGTGCCAAGGAAGACATTTGGAGCAGagttaaaaactcttgaatacaAACATTTCATGCAGCTTTAACATATTATTGAGAAACATTTTGTCTTGTgcaattatttttactttagttCACTGCGATAATGATAGCTGCTCATATTTACTGTTGTATAGTGTCAACTCTTGTTATTAAAAGTATCCAGCATTTTCTGCAGTACATGTAAACTTGTTTATTCAGTATTTGTCTAACAGGATACAAGATCTAAACGAACACAAAAGTGTCCGTCTCAAGCATCTTTGTATATAGATCATTGTGATTATGACAAACGTGTGTAAATATGAAGTTATTGATGTATATAGACTAAGATTTGTATAAAGGAGAGTTTAAATATACATTTATGGATGTTCTGTTCTTTGATCGATAGCCATCGTGAACATTAATTGTTACAATATGACGTTAATTGTGACTCTATACTCAGTGAAATAAAGGGATTTGCAAAACAATTTATGTTCTGTTTTGTTGCACGTCTTTTAAAAGATACATGTATTAAATAACAGCTGTTCAGACAAAGATCTGAAGAAAAGGATTTGAACAAGACATCACCCATCTTGCCCTGCGTTTTGTCAGTCATGGCTGCCAACAAAATGATACAACTGTGAATGGCATTAATCAACTTGTTTAATAACTGCCAAACTGCAGCTTATCATTAAGTGAGCTATGTACAATATCTAAAAAAACTCAAGAAGTCGAGCTACTCACGGCACAACTCTAACGTTCGTGACTTTGTTTATCAATCTATGCCAATGACAGAGTGAGACGCAAAACAATTAAATACTCTTCAGAGAGCAGAAAGTATGATTAACCTGTCATCCAACAGAATATTAGTGTTGTCTTCAACCATACAGGCCCAGATATCCCAATAAGTACATTTGTAAGTTAattgatccttttttttctattcaattTTTGTGTCAAGTGCTTTCTATGTATGCCTTGGCTCAGTAAAGGCAGGCAAACTTGAACTAGAATGGAGGCTGCGAGCCATTCAGTCTCTCTTCTAGGTCATAAATGGCACACGTCCAGCAGGTTGAATGGGACGTAATGATGCTGTGAATCAGATGGAAGCCGATGGTCTACAGCATGAACTGATTGCTTGATGGCCACCCAACTGAGCAGTTTCAGCTTTTGATGTGATGAACTGGCACATTCATGCAGTGATTGCACCCATCAATAGACTGCAAGTCTGAAAGGAGGTCTTCCTAAAGGCTGATTGGCTTTCGTGTGAGCTGTCTAGTCTCACAATCTTACTGGACTACAATCACTACATTGGCATAGACAAGAAAAATCATTCCAGTCCAGCTGTCATTTTTCTTGGTGTCAAGTCAGTTGTTTTCACAGCCATTAACtcacattaaaaatgaaattaaaagaaCAAGGGAACCATTTGCTTCTCTTGATGTCTTtgggcatttttcattttttataaatatgcaACCAACACGATTTGACATGTAGTATTAATATTTTAAGGAATTCTTATTATTTAAGGTGAAATAATGAATGTACTGCATGAGAAGGGCATGTAACCTCTACTTTTGTCCATAAGAGGGAGCTAAGAAGTCAAGAAAGCAATGCTTGCCTCATATTGAGTTAGTGCTGGTTAGTTACTGTCAGCTCAACATAATGTAATTGTAAGGAAAGGAAATATTTATTGAATTCAACACTTCATGCCAATTTATGACATTTCAGTGCTTGAGGCAAAAgcaaaaaacattcacactAAAATTGCGCTTCACAATGAACTTTACAAGCCAAATGATGTTTATGAATACACAAGTTGTCTCCGATAGTTAAAGAGTTGCTCTAGTTGCTACTACAATAAACAAGCCATGACAAATATTTAGAACATAAAAAGATACAGTCATGGGGGGATTATGCACAGTACGGTGTACCTAGAAGTAAATTTGTTTGGACCAATAtatcaatgacaaaaaaaataactcaaGAGCTGAATTTAAGAGCTGATCGAGACATCCAAAGGTTTACTTAATAACTAAAATCACAATAATATCAACAACACCaacatcaataataataataataataataataataataaataagggAGTCCTCAAGCACAGGAGTTTGGAATACTGATCCCAAGCTTTGTGACTAATGTTACTAGTGTTACATAAGAGATGtgcaaaaatgcaaaacaaaatggcttttTGAAGTCATTTTACACATGTTATATTACAATACATTTTGAGCTCCAAAATCTTCTGGGTCCACCCatttgataaaataaaatatggtcAGAAACACTAATTATTTTGGAGAGAATCCTAGATAGAGAgataaaaaagagaaaatggccaaaaggtaaaaaaatgtttgctctCTCAAACACATGAATAAAAATCCAAGGCCAGACAAGCAGAAGCTTTCCTCAAAGGGTTGTTGCTAACAAGCAATAGAATTGAGGCCCAACATGTTCTTATTTAAATGGATTACCAGTGCAAATTGTACTCTGGGGAGTTTGCTGCTTTGATTTGTATTTTCGAATGGAAGTGCCTCATGTGTTCAGTTTACTGTTTCTAAGAAAACAACATTACAGCGTTTTATGACAAattgaaaacacacaaatgtgAGTGTT comes from the Syngnathus scovelli strain Florida chromosome 5, RoL_Ssco_1.2, whole genome shotgun sequence genome and includes:
- the LOC125969145 gene encoding voltage-dependent calcium channel gamma-5 subunit, yielding MSLCGRKALTLLSSVFAVCGLGLLGIAVSTDYWLYLEEGVILPLNQSTEIRMSLHSGLWRVCFLAGEEKGRCFTIEYVMPTKVQLTSESTVSVLKMIRSATPFPLVSLFFMFIGFVLSNIGHIRPHRTILAFVSGIFFILSGLSLVVGLVLYISNINDEMLNRTKSNEAYFSYKYGWSFAFAAISFLLTETAGVMSVYLFMKRYTAEDMYRPHQGFYRPRLSNCSDYSGQFLHPDAWAGRGRSPSSISSEASLQMNSSNYPALLKCPEYEQMSSSPC